The following is a genomic window from uncultured Draconibacterium sp..
AATATCAAGTACTCCTGCGAGTACCATTGGCTGGTTGGCCACAAAACCAACAGTTTCGCCATTCATACGACCAAAACCAACGATAATGTTTGGTGCAAAATGCTCCATAACTTCGAAGAATTCGGAACCATCGGTGATGCTTTTTAGTACATCGCGCATATCGTAAGGAATTCTTGGATCAGAAGGAACAATGTCTTCAACCTTAACTCCTTTTAATGGAGCTTTGGGTTTATGTGGTAACGCTTTTTTCAGGTTACTACGTGGAATAAAGCTGATCAGTGTTTTTATCTGATCAAAACATTCCATTTCAGTTTCGGCATAGAAATGAGCATTTCCGGTAACTTCGGCATGTACTTTTGCACCGCCGAGTTCTTCCATCGAAACTTCTTCACCTAAAACTGATTTAACTACCGATGGCCCTGTAATAAACATTTTCGAAATGTTTTCTACCACAAAAACAAAGTCGGTAAGGGCAGGCGAATAAACCGCACCACCGGCACATGGGCCAAGAATAACTGAGATTTGAGGAATTACACCAGATGCCAGTGTATTTCGGAAGAAAATCTCACCATAACCAGCCAGCGAGTTAACACCTTCCTGGATACGCGCACCACCTGAGTCGTTGATACCAATTAATGGAACACGCATTTTCAACGCATGATCCATAATTTTTGTGATTTTACGGGCGTGCATTAATCCCAAAGAACCACCAGCAACGGTAAAGTCCTGTGCGAAAATGCAAACTGGTTTATCGTAGATGGTACCGGTACCGATAATAACACCGTCGCCATGTAAGGTTTTGCCTTCCATGCCAAAATCTTTGGCGGCGTGCTCTACAAATAAGTCGTATTCGTGAAATGAGTTTTTATCTAACAAGGCCAGGATACGTTCACGGGCTGTGAGCTTACCCATTTTAACCTGTTTCTCAATGGCTTTATCTCCACCACCTTTTTGTACTTCTTTCTTTCTTTTACGAAGATCGAGTACGTTACTTCTTAGTGACATAAAGTATTTTTTTAATTATAAATTTCCCGGTAGCAGACCGGTGTTATTTTATTTAACGTGGGCAAAATTATAATTTTTTTTAATTGCCGTGAGTTAATGTATTGTAGTACTACGGAAATTAACCAACATAGGTTCAATGTCTTCGAATTATTGTATTGTATGTTTGAAAAATTGTTGGATATAGTAACACTTATCATGGTTGGGGGATCGAAATTTAATTCCTGAATTTTAGCGGGCAGCCCAACGGTAAACAAATAATGCGAGTATGGCATATATTAGATTGGGTAGCCAGATAGCAAAAATAATTGGTACAGTACCACTAACGGCAAATACGGTTGAAATCTGCATAAACAGGATGTAGGAGAAAGCCAATAGTAGTCCCAGTCCGATGTGTAGCCCCAGTCCTCCTTTTACTTTACGCGATGCAAGACCGGCGCCAATAAGTGTTAAAATAAAAGCTGCAAATGGATTGGCGATGCGTTTATGTTTTTCAATTTTCCATTCAATAGTGTTTACACCACGCATCTTCATTAGTTTAATTTCTTTTAGAAGTGCCGGTGTCGGATAAGTTTCCATTTCGTTTTTCAGACGTTGAAAATCGCCTGGAACCATATTAAGTGTGGTGTCCATCCGGTAACCTTTTTCAAAGGTCTCGTGGTCTTCAAAAATATTCCGTTTCCAGTACGAGTTAATTACCCATTTCCCGGTTTCCTCATTCCAGCTAATATTTCGCGCAGTTAGTTTTTCTTTAAGTTTCGAATCCTCAAAACGTTCTAAAGTAAAACGATTGCCTACATTGTTGGCATTAAAACTTTGCATATAAATGTAAGTGCCGGGCTCAATTTGCCGGTGAATATTTCGTTCAATCCCAGCCGATTTGCTTCTAATATAATTGTGTCTGAATGTGTTCATGGTTTTGTTGGCAGGCGGAATAACATAATTGCCCAGTATGAACGAAAACAGTGCAATTATGAATGCCGAAACCAGATAAGGTCGCATTAACCGACGATAGGAAACACCGTTGCTTAAAATGGCAATAATCTCGGTGTTATAGGTCATTTTCGAGGTAAAATAAATTACCGCAATAAATGTAAACAGCGGGC
Proteins encoded in this region:
- a CDS encoding acyl-CoA carboxylase subunit beta — encoded protein: MSLRSNVLDLRKRKKEVQKGGGDKAIEKQVKMGKLTARERILALLDKNSFHEYDLFVEHAAKDFGMEGKTLHGDGVIIGTGTIYDKPVCIFAQDFTVAGGSLGLMHARKITKIMDHALKMRVPLIGINDSGGARIQEGVNSLAGYGEIFFRNTLASGVIPQISVILGPCAGGAVYSPALTDFVFVVENISKMFITGPSVVKSVLGEEVSMEELGGAKVHAEVTGNAHFYAETEMECFDQIKTLISFIPRSNLKKALPHKPKAPLKGVKVEDIVPSDPRIPYDMRDVLKSITDGSEFFEVMEHFAPNIIVGFGRMNGETVGFVANQPMVLAGVLDIDSSDKAARFIRYCDAFNIPIITMEDLPGYLPGVDQEHAGVIRHGAKILYAYSEATVPKVTVILRKAYGGGYIAMNSRHLRADFVFAWPTAEIAVMGPEGAANIVFRKEIAEAENPDEMRQQKIEEYKEKFANPYVAAAQGYIDEVIEPSETRSRILHALQVSENKSASMPSKKHGIPPF
- a CDS encoding LptF/LptG family permease, which gives rise to MKWYKTIDYYISKKFLGTFFYAIGLILSIAIVFDISENLDDFISKDIPMKDIVFDYYMNFIPYFANLFSPLFTFIAVIYFTSKMTYNTEIIAILSNGVSYRRLMRPYLVSAFIIALFSFILGNYVIPPANKTMNTFRHNYIRSKSAGIERNIHRQIEPGTYIYMQSFNANNVGNRFTLERFEDSKLKEKLTARNISWNEETGKWVINSYWKRNIFEDHETFEKGYRMDTTLNMVPGDFQRLKNEMETYPTPALLKEIKLMKMRGVNTIEWKIEKHKRIANPFAAFILTLIGAGLASRKVKGGLGLHIGLGLLLAFSYILFMQISTVFAVSGTVPIIFAIWLPNLIYAILALFVYRWAAR